A single genomic interval of Musa acuminata AAA Group cultivar baxijiao chromosome BXJ3-4, Cavendish_Baxijiao_AAA, whole genome shotgun sequence harbors:
- the LOC103982759 gene encoding protein CHROMATIN REMODELING 20 isoform X5 has protein sequence MAEHINKERKPMDVEVVVLEEENEVECIDNKHKEKDDHVHLKENGKGDLHIVKHNKDEGDIGPKECSGSGVEVKVEEKVNNDEDLASDSFEMLVDDSDNEQSSASDYDDKVKNEAPLTDAEVEELVAEFLEIESKAAEAQESLEQESLAQVEREVRSELAESLHGDALELAVSNEMKVLVEEWEDVLDNLETQSALLLEQLDGAGIELPSLYKWIESQVPGGCRTEAWKTRAHWVGSVATSELNQSVKDAEQYLQSCHPVRRKHGRLLESGSSGYLAKNLSVKDGDNLIENSEKDWQIFDEIIHSGRFSDSNSFGSNNWAAVYMASTPQQAANLGLHLPGVNEVEEIGEIEGNPFYDEATQNEKEIGLSEEQKRNYTKVREEDDVKITKKLQCRLKQRRKRKRKYQELFENGVLDGVAQLNESQLIFRDPSSSGADVDHPVAVAEDLKPEIPNKPKNEIPIQNDTIKRSCESEDVELDNKRHRTVIIESDDEVQVIDDKSPSHDLIRDQCLTAQVREVVDVIDSDVLSSPTPANNDSLMDIPEKFHCTACSEVLKASEVQRHPTLEVIVCTKCNLLIEEKMRIEDPDLGVYCRWCGKCDDLIRCKSCKMLFCAMCIARNFGETRFLDVETNGWDCCCCSPVLLHQFISECEKALKGFMVSSSESESELSDGQMVVRLGHKKRRKKRIRRIIDDTELGEETRRKIAMEKARQEHLKSMQAQSVGKFCNTRSNESVGEVSLDDAIEGYIVNIAREKDEEPVRIPQSISAKLKPHQISGIRFMWENIIQSVKKVKSGDIGLGCILAHTMGLGKTFQVIAFLYTAMRKIDLGLRTALIVTPVNVLHNWRQEFVKWRPTELKSLRVFMLEDVARERRADLLSKWRVKGGIFLIGYAAFRNLSLGRHVKDRSTASEICHALHYVPDILVCDEAHMIKNTRADITQALKQVKTQRRIALTGSPLQNNLMEYYCMVDFVREGYLGSSHEFRNRFQNPIENGQHTNSTIDDVRIMNQRSHILYEQLKGFVQRMDMNVVKKDLPPKTVFVITVKLSPLQRKLYRKFLDVHGFTGDKISSERTIRPRCFFANYQALAQVWNHPGLLQVAKEHRDYLRQEDAVENFLVEDGSSDDNMENDFSNGEKQKAKDDIFYKRNDGVFYHQETDWWTDLLGEKIYQEVDYSGKMVLLLDILTMSSEVGDKVLVFSQSLTTLDLIEMFLSKLARKESEGKFWKQGKDWYRLDGSTQSSERQKLVERFNEPTNKRVKCTLISTRAGSLGINLYAANRVIVVDGSWNPTYDLQAIYRVWANQTCLCLPLDGTWNHGRKDI, from the exons GCACCTTTAACTGATGCGGAAGTTGAAGAACTTGTTGCTGAGTTTCTTGAAATTGAGAGCAAG GCAGCTGAGGCACAAGAATCACTTGAACAAGAATCACTTGCCCAAGTGGAACGTGAAGTAAGATCTGAGCTTGCTGAGAGTCTCCATGGGGatgcg TTGGAATTAGCTGTATCAAATGAAATGAAAGTACTCGTAGAAGAATGGGAGGATGTTCTTGATAATTTAGAGACTCAGAGTGCTCTACTATTG GAACAACTTGATGGAGCAGGAATTGAGCTCCCTAGTCTTTACAAATGGATAGAAAGTCAAGTTCCTGGTGGATGTCGTACCGAAGCTTGGAAAACAAGGGCTCACTGGGTGGGTTCTGTGGCAACTAGTGAACTTAACCAATCTGTTAAAGATGCTGAACAGTACCTTCAATCCTGTCACCCCGTAAGGAG GAAACATGGTCGTCTGCTTGAGAGTGGCTCTAGTGGCTATTTAGCCAAAAATCTTTCTGTCAAAGATGGTGACAATCTCATCGAAAATTCTGAAAAAGATTGGCAGATATTTGATGAGATTATTCATTCTGGTCGATTCTCAGACAGTAACTCATTTGGTAGCAATAACTGGGCGGCCGTTTACATGGCTAGTACTCCCCAACAAGCTGCAAATTTGGGTCTCCATTTGCCTGGAGTTAACGAG GTAGAGGAGATTGGTGAAATTGAAGGGAATCCTTTCTATGACGAGGCAACCCAAAACGAGAAAGAGATTGGATTGTCTGAGGAACAAAAGAGAAACTATACAAAG GTGAGAGAGGAGGATGATGTGAAGATTACAAAGAAACTGCAGTGTCGTTTGAAACAGAGgagaaagaggaaaagaaaatatCAG GAACTTTTTGAGAATGGCGTATTGGATGGTGTGGCACAATTAAACGAGTCTCAGTTAATTTTTAGAGACCCAAGCTCATCTGGTGCTGATGTTGATCATCCTGTTGCTGTTGCTGAAGACTTGAAGCCTGAAATTCCTAACAAACCTAAGAATGAAATTCCAATTCAAAATGACACAATCAAGAGGTCATGTGAAAGCGAGGATGTTGAACTTGACAATAAAAGGCATCGGACAGTCATCATAGAGAGTGACGATGAAGTGCAAGTGATTGATGATAAGTCACCATCACATGATTTAATCAGAGATCAATGTTTGACAGCTCAAGTTAGAGAAGTTGTTGATGTTATAGATAGTGATGTCCTTTCTTCACCTACTCCAGCTAATAATGACAGCCTTATGGACATTCCTGAGAAGTTTCATTGTACTGCTTGTTCTGAAGTGCTGAAAGCTTCTGAAGTGCAAAGACATCCAACTCTGGAAGTTATTGTGTGTACAAAATGTAATCTTCTGATAGAAGAGAAAATGAGAATAGAG GATCCTGATTTAGGTGTCTACTGCAGATGGTGTGGTAAGTGTGATGACCTAATAAGGTGTAAATCATGTAAGATGCTATTCTGTGCCATGTGTATAGCAAGAAATTTTGGTGAAACACGGTTTTTGGATGTTGAAACAAATGGTTGGGACTGCTGTTGCTGCTCACCAGTTCTGTTGCATCAGTTTATTTCAGAATGTGAAAAAGCTCTTAAGGGGTTCATGGTTTCTAGCTCAGAGAGTGAATCAGAGCTTTCAGATGGTCAAATGGTTGTCAGACTTGG CCACAAAAAAAGACGAAAGAAGAGGATTAGGAGAATTATAGATGATACAGAACTTGGTGAAGAAACCAGGAGAAAAATTGCAATGGAGAAG GCTAGGCAGGAGCATCTTAAATCAATGCAAGCACAATCTGTTGGTAAATTTTGTAATACCAGAAGTAATGAAAGTGTAGGGGAAGTTTCATTGGATGATGCAATTGAAGGTTATATAGTCAATATTGCAAGGGAGAAGGATGAGGAGCCTGTGAGAATCCCACAGAGCATTTCTGCAAAGTTGAAGCCCCACCAg ATCTCTGGGATACGATTTATGTGGGAAAACATTATACAGTCTGTCAAAAAGGTCAAATCTGGGGATATAGGTCTTGGATGCATTTTAGCTCACACAATGGGCCTTGGGAAAACTTTTCAG GTTATTGCATTTTTGTACACTGCTATGAGAAAAATTGATCTAGGTTTAAGAACAGCTCTTATTGTTACACCTGTTAACGTGCTTCATAACTGGCGACAAGAATTTGTGAAGTGGCGACCAACGGAGTTAAAGTCTCTTCGTGTGTTCATGTTGGAAGATGTTGCAAG GGAAAGAAGAGCAGATTTACTTTCAAAATGGAGAGTCAAGGGTGGAATTTTTCTAATAGGGTATGCTGCTTTCCGGAACTTGTCCCTTGGAAGGCATGTGAAGGATAGGAGTACAGCCAGTGAAATTTGTCATGCCTTACAT TATGTGCCTGACATTCTAGTCTGTGATGAGGCCCACATGATTAAAAATACAAGGGCTGATATAACACAAGCATTAAAACAAGTAAAGACACAAAGAAGAATTGCCTTGACAGGATCACCTTTGCAGAACAATTTGATGGAATATTATTGT ATGGTTGATTTTGTAAGGGAAGGATATCTTGGGAGCAGTCATGAATTCCGTAATCG GTTCCAGAATCCAATAGAAAATGGTCAGCACACTAATTCTACCATTGATGATGTGAGAATTATGAATCAAAGATCACACATTCTGTATGAACAACTAAAAGGATTTGTCCAGCGAATGGACATGAATGTTGTGAAGAAGGATCTCCCTCCTAAAACAGTTTTTGTTATTACCGTTAAACTTTCTCCTTTACAAAGAAAATTGTATAGAAAGTTCTTAGATGTACACGGTTTTACGGGAGATAAAATTTCTTCTGAAAGAACAATTAGACCACGGTGTTTCTTTGCTAACTATCAAGCATTGGCTCAG GTATGGAACCATCCTGGTCTTTTGCAAGTGGCTAAAGAACACAGGGATTACTTACGGCAAGAAGATGCTGTTGAGAACTTCTTGGTGGAAGatggctcaagtgatgataatatGGAAAATGACTTCTCAAATGGAG AGAAACAAAAGGCAAAGGATGATATATTTTACAAGAGAAATGATGGAGTCTTTTACCATCAG GAAACTGATTGGTGGACAGATCTTCTTGgtgaaaagatttaccaagaagttGATTACAGTGGTAAAATGGTTTTGCTACTTGATATCCTCACCATGAGTTCTGAAGTAGGTGACAAGGTATTAGTTTTCAGCCAAAGCTTGACAACACTAGATTTAATAGAGATGTTTCTGTCAAAACTGGCACGCAAAGAAAGTGAAGGCAAGTTCTGGAAGCAAGGCAAGGATTGGTATAG GCTGGATGGTAGTACACAGAGTTCTGAAAGGCAGAAGCTGGTAGAGAGATTTAACGAACCCACAAATAAGCGAGTGAAATGCACCTTGATATCTACACGTGCTGGGTCACTGGGCATTAACCTTTATGCTGCTAATCGTGTTATTGTTGTTGATGGTTCATGGAATCCAACCTATGACCTGCAGGCAATATATCGG GTATGGGCAAACCAAACCTGTCTATGCTTACCGCTTGATGGCACATGGAACCATGGAAGAAAAGATATATAA
- the LOC103982759 gene encoding protein CHROMATIN REMODELING 20 isoform X6, whose protein sequence is MAEHINKERKPMDVEVVVLEEENEVECIDNKHKEKDDHVHLKENGKGDLHIVKHNKDEGDIGPKECSGSGVEVKVEEKVNNDEDLASDSFEMLVDDSDNEQSSASDYDDKVKNEAPLTDAEVEELVAEFLEIESKAAEAQESLEQESLAQVEREVRSELAESLHGDALELAVSNEMKVLVEEWEDVLDNLETQSALLLEQLDGAGIELPSLYKWIESQVPGGCRTEAWKTRAHWVGSVATSELNQSVKDAEQYLQSCHPVRRKHGRLLESGSSGYLAKNLSVKDGDNLIENSEKDWQIFDEIIHSGRFSDSNSFGSNNWAAVYMASTPQQAANLGLHLPGVNEVEEIGEIEGNPFYDEATQNEKEIGLSEEQKRNYTKVREEDDVKITKKLQCRLKQRRKRKRKYQELFENGVLDGVAQLNESQLIFRDPSSSGADVDHPVAVAEDLKPEIPNKPKNEIPIQNDTIKRSCESEDVELDNKRHRTVIIESDDEVQVIDDKSPSHDLIRDQCLTAQVREVVDVIDSDVLSSPTPANNDSLMDIPEKFHCTACSEVLKASEVQRHPTLEVIVCTKCNLLIEEKMRIEDPDLGVYCRWCGKCDDLIRCKSCKMLFCAMCIARNFGETRFLDVETNGWDCCCCSPVLLHQFISECEKALKGFMVSSSESESELSDGQMVVRLGHKKRRKKRIRRIIDDTELGEETRRKIAMEKARQEHLKSMQAQSVGKFCNTRSNESVGEVSLDDAIEGYIVNIAREKDEEPVRIPQSISAKLKPHQISGIRFMWENIIQSVKKVKSGDIGLGCILAHTMGLGKTFQVIAFLYTAMRKIDLGLRTALIVTPVNVLHNWRQEFVKWRPTELKSLRVFMLEDVARERRADLLSKWRVKGGIFLIGYAAFRNLSLGRHVKDRSTASEICHALHYVPDILVCDEAHMIKNTRADITQALKQVKTQRRIALTGSPLQNNLMEYYCMVDFVREGYLGSSHEFRNRFQNPIENGQHTNSTIDDVRIMNQRSHILYEQLKGFVQRMDMNVVKKDLPPKTVFVITVKLSPLQRKLYRKFLDVHGFTGDKISSERTIRPRCFFANYQALAQVWNHPGLLQVAKEHRDYLRQEDAVENFLVEDGSSDDNMENDFSNGGG, encoded by the exons GCACCTTTAACTGATGCGGAAGTTGAAGAACTTGTTGCTGAGTTTCTTGAAATTGAGAGCAAG GCAGCTGAGGCACAAGAATCACTTGAACAAGAATCACTTGCCCAAGTGGAACGTGAAGTAAGATCTGAGCTTGCTGAGAGTCTCCATGGGGatgcg TTGGAATTAGCTGTATCAAATGAAATGAAAGTACTCGTAGAAGAATGGGAGGATGTTCTTGATAATTTAGAGACTCAGAGTGCTCTACTATTG GAACAACTTGATGGAGCAGGAATTGAGCTCCCTAGTCTTTACAAATGGATAGAAAGTCAAGTTCCTGGTGGATGTCGTACCGAAGCTTGGAAAACAAGGGCTCACTGGGTGGGTTCTGTGGCAACTAGTGAACTTAACCAATCTGTTAAAGATGCTGAACAGTACCTTCAATCCTGTCACCCCGTAAGGAG GAAACATGGTCGTCTGCTTGAGAGTGGCTCTAGTGGCTATTTAGCCAAAAATCTTTCTGTCAAAGATGGTGACAATCTCATCGAAAATTCTGAAAAAGATTGGCAGATATTTGATGAGATTATTCATTCTGGTCGATTCTCAGACAGTAACTCATTTGGTAGCAATAACTGGGCGGCCGTTTACATGGCTAGTACTCCCCAACAAGCTGCAAATTTGGGTCTCCATTTGCCTGGAGTTAACGAG GTAGAGGAGATTGGTGAAATTGAAGGGAATCCTTTCTATGACGAGGCAACCCAAAACGAGAAAGAGATTGGATTGTCTGAGGAACAAAAGAGAAACTATACAAAG GTGAGAGAGGAGGATGATGTGAAGATTACAAAGAAACTGCAGTGTCGTTTGAAACAGAGgagaaagaggaaaagaaaatatCAG GAACTTTTTGAGAATGGCGTATTGGATGGTGTGGCACAATTAAACGAGTCTCAGTTAATTTTTAGAGACCCAAGCTCATCTGGTGCTGATGTTGATCATCCTGTTGCTGTTGCTGAAGACTTGAAGCCTGAAATTCCTAACAAACCTAAGAATGAAATTCCAATTCAAAATGACACAATCAAGAGGTCATGTGAAAGCGAGGATGTTGAACTTGACAATAAAAGGCATCGGACAGTCATCATAGAGAGTGACGATGAAGTGCAAGTGATTGATGATAAGTCACCATCACATGATTTAATCAGAGATCAATGTTTGACAGCTCAAGTTAGAGAAGTTGTTGATGTTATAGATAGTGATGTCCTTTCTTCACCTACTCCAGCTAATAATGACAGCCTTATGGACATTCCTGAGAAGTTTCATTGTACTGCTTGTTCTGAAGTGCTGAAAGCTTCTGAAGTGCAAAGACATCCAACTCTGGAAGTTATTGTGTGTACAAAATGTAATCTTCTGATAGAAGAGAAAATGAGAATAGAG GATCCTGATTTAGGTGTCTACTGCAGATGGTGTGGTAAGTGTGATGACCTAATAAGGTGTAAATCATGTAAGATGCTATTCTGTGCCATGTGTATAGCAAGAAATTTTGGTGAAACACGGTTTTTGGATGTTGAAACAAATGGTTGGGACTGCTGTTGCTGCTCACCAGTTCTGTTGCATCAGTTTATTTCAGAATGTGAAAAAGCTCTTAAGGGGTTCATGGTTTCTAGCTCAGAGAGTGAATCAGAGCTTTCAGATGGTCAAATGGTTGTCAGACTTGG CCACAAAAAAAGACGAAAGAAGAGGATTAGGAGAATTATAGATGATACAGAACTTGGTGAAGAAACCAGGAGAAAAATTGCAATGGAGAAG GCTAGGCAGGAGCATCTTAAATCAATGCAAGCACAATCTGTTGGTAAATTTTGTAATACCAGAAGTAATGAAAGTGTAGGGGAAGTTTCATTGGATGATGCAATTGAAGGTTATATAGTCAATATTGCAAGGGAGAAGGATGAGGAGCCTGTGAGAATCCCACAGAGCATTTCTGCAAAGTTGAAGCCCCACCAg ATCTCTGGGATACGATTTATGTGGGAAAACATTATACAGTCTGTCAAAAAGGTCAAATCTGGGGATATAGGTCTTGGATGCATTTTAGCTCACACAATGGGCCTTGGGAAAACTTTTCAG GTTATTGCATTTTTGTACACTGCTATGAGAAAAATTGATCTAGGTTTAAGAACAGCTCTTATTGTTACACCTGTTAACGTGCTTCATAACTGGCGACAAGAATTTGTGAAGTGGCGACCAACGGAGTTAAAGTCTCTTCGTGTGTTCATGTTGGAAGATGTTGCAAG GGAAAGAAGAGCAGATTTACTTTCAAAATGGAGAGTCAAGGGTGGAATTTTTCTAATAGGGTATGCTGCTTTCCGGAACTTGTCCCTTGGAAGGCATGTGAAGGATAGGAGTACAGCCAGTGAAATTTGTCATGCCTTACAT TATGTGCCTGACATTCTAGTCTGTGATGAGGCCCACATGATTAAAAATACAAGGGCTGATATAACACAAGCATTAAAACAAGTAAAGACACAAAGAAGAATTGCCTTGACAGGATCACCTTTGCAGAACAATTTGATGGAATATTATTGT ATGGTTGATTTTGTAAGGGAAGGATATCTTGGGAGCAGTCATGAATTCCGTAATCG GTTCCAGAATCCAATAGAAAATGGTCAGCACACTAATTCTACCATTGATGATGTGAGAATTATGAATCAAAGATCACACATTCTGTATGAACAACTAAAAGGATTTGTCCAGCGAATGGACATGAATGTTGTGAAGAAGGATCTCCCTCCTAAAACAGTTTTTGTTATTACCGTTAAACTTTCTCCTTTACAAAGAAAATTGTATAGAAAGTTCTTAGATGTACACGGTTTTACGGGAGATAAAATTTCTTCTGAAAGAACAATTAGACCACGGTGTTTCTTTGCTAACTATCAAGCATTGGCTCAG GTATGGAACCATCCTGGTCTTTTGCAAGTGGCTAAAGAACACAGGGATTACTTACGGCAAGAAGATGCTGTTGAGAACTTCTTGGTGGAAGatggctcaagtgatgataatatGGAAAATGACTTCTCAAATGGAG GTGGCTAG